Sequence from the Paenibacillus tundrae genome:
TATACCGTCTACGGGGGAGAACAGCATGCTTTTGGTGGTGCCGAAAAAGTCCTCAAAATAATGACAACACAGCCCATTGGGGTAGCTCGACAGTAACATATCCTTGAGCTGTTCTGGTGTTACACCCGTCGATCCCTCCAGTTGGGAAACAACCCACTCCGCTCGTCGCAAAGAATGAATCGCAGCCTGTGGCTCATAATGAATGAGCTCCGGAAGAACAGGATGATTGGTCGCCCAGAGAAACTGTTCTAGCGAGGTTGGGTCAATGTGCTTCGTAGCTTGATTGCCATCCATCGTTTCAAATAAAGCAGCGTTACCGGATTGATCGAGCAGCATGATATTGACATTACAAGCAATTGGTATGTCTTTGAGATAGAGCAGCGCTTCTTCAACATTGGTGCAATGCTCCAGTACCGCCCGAATGGCCGCCCAGAAATGTAATCCTTTAAGCTTAGGTGCTTGCATGAAGGGCACAGCCCCAACGGGAAAACCGCAAGCGCTCATCGTTACCGCAAGTCCATGCTCATTAAAACCATCGTCACGTCCAAAGCTCATCGTACTCGTTCCCATGTGTGTGTATTTACCAGTGACAGAGGTTCTAGCAAGAACAAAATCCTCCATCTGATGATTGAATTCATAGTTACGAGCAAGTAAGGGTTTGTTCAGTGCTGTCATTGAGGGTAGCAGGGCAATCTGGCTGCATCGCAGGAGTAAGTACGATAAGGCATAATATGCAATTTGTTTGGCAGGTACGTGCAAGGCCTCTGCAAATCCAGCAATTTCTTCCGTTATGCCTGGGCACCATTCGTCGAAGAGATGGATTGCTTCTCGATATTCGTTCTCTCCAAAGCCTTCAAGTGTGCGTGTATACGCGAGTTGTTGTTCTTTATTTTCAGAAATTAGTTTACCTAGTCTATAGCCAATCTCGTAGTTTGTACCTTTTAATTCTAGTGTGTGAACGGGAAGTGTTAACATCTCGAAACCTCCTTTTTTCCAAAGT
This genomic interval carries:
- a CDS encoding C45 family peptidase, translated to MLTLPVHTLELKGTNYEIGYRLGKLISENKEQQLAYTRTLEGFGENEYREAIHLFDEWCPGITEEIAGFAEALHVPAKQIAYYALSYLLLRCSQIALLPSMTALNKPLLARNYEFNHQMEDFVLARTSVTGKYTHMGTSTMSFGRDDGFNEHGLAVTMSACGFPVGAVPFMQAPKLKGLHFWAAIRAVLEHCTNVEEALLYLKDIPIACNVNIMLLDQSGNAALFETMDGNQATKHIDPTSLEQFLWATNHPVLPELIHYEPQAAIHSLRRAEWVVSQLEGSTGVTPEQLKDMLLSSYPNGLCCHYFEDFFGTTKSMLFSPVDGIIELCWGGRAANGWHTYDIRQPIPETSTTIEISLERANLAMFGYQSLHR